A genomic region of Noviherbaspirillum sp. L7-7A contains the following coding sequences:
- a CDS encoding outer membrane protein assembly factor BamD has product MQKKSLKILLIAFMLSLSACSLLQTEPIDETRNWSAQKLYAEARDELKAGGYDKSIKYFEKLESRYPFGTYAQQAQMDIAYAYYRSGDQAQALAAVERFIKLHPNHPNVDYMYYLRGLINFNDKLSLFDFVARQDLTERDPRAVREAFDSFKLLIDRFPNSIYAQDARDRLAYLVDAMARYDVHVANYYFRRGAYLAAANRAQQVVREFKDTPAVEDALYIMMRSYDALGMPELRDDAARVFKQNFPNSELVASGGKRREKASPWWKIW; this is encoded by the coding sequence ATGCAAAAAAAATCCCTCAAAATTCTTTTGATCGCATTCATGTTGTCGCTTTCGGCGTGCAGTTTACTGCAAACCGAACCCATAGACGAAACCAGGAACTGGTCGGCGCAAAAGCTGTACGCCGAGGCGCGCGACGAACTGAAGGCCGGCGGCTACGACAAGTCGATCAAGTATTTCGAGAAGCTGGAGTCGCGCTATCCGTTCGGCACCTATGCGCAGCAGGCCCAGATGGACATCGCCTATGCCTACTACCGCTCGGGCGACCAGGCCCAGGCGCTGGCGGCGGTCGAGCGCTTCATCAAGCTGCATCCGAATCATCCGAACGTCGACTACATGTACTACCTGCGCGGCCTGATCAACTTCAACGACAAGCTCAGCCTGTTCGACTTCGTCGCCCGCCAGGACCTGACCGAGCGCGACCCGAGGGCGGTGCGCGAGGCCTTCGATTCCTTCAAGCTCCTCATCGACCGCTTCCCCAACAGCATCTATGCCCAGGATGCACGCGACCGCCTGGCTTACCTGGTCGATGCGATGGCCCGCTACGACGTGCATGTGGCCAATTACTATTTCCGGCGCGGCGCCTATCTGGCGGCAGCCAACCGCGCCCAGCAGGTGGTGCGCGAGTTCAAGGACACGCCCGCCGTCGAGGATGCGCTCTACATCATGATGCGTTCCTATGACGCGCTGGGCATGCCGGAACTGCGCGACGACGCGGCGCGGGTGTTCAAGCAGAACTTCCCCAACAGCGAACTGGTGGCAAGCGGCGGCAAGCGCAGGGAAAAGGCGTCGCCCTGGTGGAAGATCTGGTAA
- the yaaA gene encoding peroxide stress protein YaaA, translating into MLIVLSPAKSLDYESPVAAQEHTLPEFIDHSAELIEGLRQLSPADIASLMKISDPLAALNAGRYASWTPQFNSDNARAAVLAFNGDVYAGLEAATLPAPAMAHLQSHVRILSGLYGVLRPLDLMQPYRLEMGTRLKTSRGASLYAFWGDLVSRRLERELRDRQSAALVNLASEEYFKVVQPALLGVPVVTPVFQDWKDGRYKIISFYAKKARGLMARYAALNAVTEPEQLKGFDLDGYAYDAAASSQSAWVFRRR; encoded by the coding sequence ATGCTGATTGTTTTATCCCCCGCCAAGAGCCTGGACTATGAATCGCCGGTCGCAGCGCAGGAACATACCCTGCCTGAATTCATCGATCATTCCGCCGAGTTGATCGAGGGCCTGCGGCAACTGTCGCCCGCCGACATCGCCAGCCTGATGAAGATCTCGGACCCGCTGGCTGCCCTGAATGCCGGCCGCTATGCATCGTGGACGCCGCAGTTTAACAGCGACAATGCCCGGGCGGCGGTGCTGGCCTTCAATGGCGACGTCTATGCCGGCCTGGAAGCCGCCACGCTGCCGGCGCCGGCGATGGCCCATCTGCAGTCGCACGTGCGCATCCTGTCCGGCCTGTATGGCGTGCTGCGTCCGCTGGACCTGATGCAGCCCTATCGCCTGGAAATGGGCACCCGCCTGAAAACATCCCGCGGCGCCAGCCTGTATGCCTTCTGGGGTGACCTGGTGAGCCGGAGGCTGGAGCGTGAGCTGCGCGACAGGCAGTCCGCCGCGCTGGTCAATCTCGCTTCGGAAGAGTATTTCAAGGTGGTGCAGCCGGCGCTGCTCGGCGTGCCCGTGGTCACGCCGGTGTTCCAGGACTGGAAGGACGGCCGCTACAAGATCATCTCGTTTTATGCGAAGAAGGCGCGTGGCCTGATGGCACGCTATGCCGCCCTCAATGCCGTGACCGAACCGGAGCAGTTGAAGGGCTTCGACCTCGACGGCTACGCCTACGATGCAGCCGCGTCCAGCCAGTCGGCGTGGGTCTTCAGAAGACGTTGA
- a CDS encoding PIN domain-containing protein has protein sequence MIPNRLVLDTNVLLDLFVFHDPRWACLLLALQQGKAEAVTRADCRDEWHHVLRYPHLPLSEATRPAAQAQFDALIALVTPPAGGAPLPTCSDRDDQKFLELARDAQASMLVTKDKALLKLARRTARAGMFRILTPEAWVREHEAAQEAAKPAAVPLE, from the coding sequence ATGATACCGAATCGCCTCGTACTCGATACCAACGTCCTGCTCGACCTCTTCGTTTTCCACGATCCGCGCTGGGCTTGCCTGCTGCTGGCCCTGCAGCAAGGCAAGGCAGAGGCCGTCACCCGCGCCGACTGCCGCGACGAATGGCATCATGTGCTGCGCTATCCGCATCTGCCATTGAGCGAGGCAACGCGGCCGGCGGCGCAGGCGCAGTTCGATGCGCTGATCGCCTTGGTGACGCCGCCGGCCGGCGGCGCGCCCCTGCCGACGTGCAGCGACCGCGACGACCAGAAATTCCTCGAACTGGCGCGCGATGCGCAGGCATCCATGCTGGTGACCAAGGACAAGGCGCTGCTGAAGCTGGCACGGCGCACGGCCAGGGCCGGCATGTTCCGCATCCTGACACCGGAAGCCTGGGTGCGCGAGCACGAGGCGGCGCAAGAGGCTGCAAAGCCGGCTGCCGTGCCGTTAGAATGA
- a CDS encoding pyridoxal phosphate-dependent aminotransferase, which produces MDFSRITSRLPDVGTTIFTVMSALATEKGAVNLGQGFPDFHCDPALVDAVADAMRSGLNQYPPMTGIPQLRDVIADKVEAIYGHRYDPATEITVTAGATQGILTSVLCCVHPGDEVIVIEPAYDSYVPAIQLAGGIPVFVQMEVTDAGYAVPWHKVAAAVTPRTRLIMVNSPHNPTGSVLRGADIAALTDIVRGTGILVLSDEVYEHMVYDGHRHESVCRHPELAARSFVVSSFGKTYHVTGWKIGYVAAPAALMHEFRKVHQFNVFTVNTPVQYGLAAFMKDPAPYLELPAFYQRKRDLFREGLAQTRFKLLPSDGTYFQCVEYSAVSDLPEAEFAKWLTTEMGVAAIPVSAFYHQPRESGIVRFCFAKQDATLKLALERLATL; this is translated from the coding sequence ATGGATTTTTCCCGCATCACCTCGCGCCTTCCCGACGTCGGCACCACGATCTTTACCGTGATGTCCGCGCTGGCCACTGAAAAGGGCGCGGTCAACCTGGGCCAGGGCTTCCCCGATTTCCACTGCGATCCGGCGCTGGTCGATGCCGTGGCCGACGCCATGCGCAGCGGCCTGAACCAGTACCCGCCCATGACCGGCATTCCGCAGCTGCGCGATGTCATCGCCGACAAGGTGGAAGCGATCTATGGCCATCGCTATGACCCGGCCACCGAGATCACGGTCACGGCAGGCGCCACCCAGGGCATCCTGACCTCGGTGCTGTGCTGCGTGCATCCGGGCGACGAGGTCATCGTGATCGAGCCGGCCTACGACAGCTATGTGCCTGCGATCCAGCTGGCAGGCGGCATCCCGGTATTCGTGCAGATGGAAGTGACCGATGCCGGCTATGCCGTGCCCTGGCACAAGGTCGCGGCGGCGGTCACGCCGCGCACCCGGCTGATCATGGTGAATTCGCCGCACAACCCCACCGGCTCGGTGCTGCGCGGCGCCGACATCGCGGCCCTGACCGACATCGTGCGCGGCACCGGCATCCTGGTGCTGTCCGACGAGGTCTACGAACACATGGTGTATGACGGCCACCGCCATGAATCGGTATGCCGCCATCCCGAACTGGCCGCCCGCTCCTTCGTCGTTTCCAGCTTCGGCAAGACCTACCATGTCACCGGCTGGAAGATCGGCTATGTCGCCGCGCCGGCGGCGTTGATGCATGAGTTCCGCAAGGTTCACCAGTTCAATGTCTTCACGGTCAACACGCCGGTGCAATATGGCCTGGCCGCCTTCATGAAGGACCCGGCGCCCTATCTCGAACTGCCCGCCTTCTACCAGAGGAAGCGCGACCTGTTCCGTGAAGGCCTGGCGCAGACCCGGTTCAAGCTGCTGCCGTCCGACGGCACCTATTTCCAGTGCGTGGAGTACAGCGCGGTGTCGGACCTGCCGGAAGCGGAGTTTGCGAAGTGGCTGACCACCGAGATGGGTGTCGCGGCGATACCGGTGTCGGCGTTTTATCACCAGCCCAGAGAGTCGGGCATCGTACGCTTCTGTTTCGCCAAGCAGGATGCCACCCTGAAGCTGGCACTGGAACGGCTGGCCACGCTGTAA